One Gossypium raimondii isolate GPD5lz chromosome 3, ASM2569854v1, whole genome shotgun sequence genomic window carries:
- the LOC105793826 gene encoding receptor protein kinase CLAVATA1 — protein MRSFYSYLLCVFSSLLLPFSAIVYGSSDLEVLLLLKSSMIGPKGSGLENWEFSSSPSAHCRFSGVQCDEDFSVVALNVSFAPLFGTIPPEIGLLNKLVNLTISSDSLTGRIPVEMGNLTSLKIFNISNNVFQGSFPGEIFAGMTHLEILDAYNNNFTGVLPIEVVNLKYLKHLSFGGNFFMGEIPEEYSEIQSLEYLGLNGIGLTGKTPSFLARLTNLKYLVIGYFNAYDGGIPPEYGSLSQLELLDMASCNITGEIPSSLSNLKHLHSLFLQLNRLTGRIPSQLSGLISLKSLDLSINELTGEIPDSFSALNKITLINLFKNNLYGSIPSFVGDYPHLEVFQVWGNNFTFELPQNLGRNGKLYKLDVASNHLTGLIPRDLCKGGRLETLIMMENFFFGPLPEELGNCKSLTKIRIMKNLLNGTIPAGIFNLPLLSIMELGDNFFSGELPSQMSGASLGQLKISNNWISGKIPPAIGNLRSLQVLSLEMNKFSGEIPGEIFNIKLLSKMNISDNNITGEIPPSISRCTSLTSIDFSRNSFTGEIPDGIDELKDLSILNFSRNQLTGEIPAEIRNMISLTTLDLSYNYLVGRIPIGGQFLVFNDSSFTGNLNLCPRHVNCPSLGNQTRGSGHGHAVSFAASKLIITVITFMTALLLIIITVYRIRRKRFQKSRAWKLTAFQRLDFKAEDVLECLKNENVIGKGGAGIVYRGSMPDGLDVAIKRLVGGRNDSGFSAEIQTLGRIRHRNIVRLLGYVSNKDTNLLLYEYMPNGSLGEMLHGPKGAHLQWERRYTIALEAARGLCYLHHDCSPLIIHRDVKSNNILLGEDYEAHVADFGLAKFLQDAGASECMSSIAGSYGYIAPEYAYTLRVDEKSDVYSFGVVLLELIAGRKPVGEFGDGVDIVRWVRKMTSEQPQPSDPASVLAIVDPRLSEYPVTAVNHLFKVAMMCVEDESTARPSMREVVHMLTNPPQSAQRPSLLTF, from the exons ATGAGAAGCTTTTACAGTTATCTTCTCTGTGTTTTCTCGAGTCTTCTACTACCCTTCTCAGCCATCGTCTATGGTTCCAGTGATCTTGAAGTTCTGTTGCTGCTCAAGTCTTCAATGATTGGACCCAAAGGTTCGGGACTCGAGAACTGGGAATTCTCTTCATCTCCATCAGCACATTGCCGTTTCTCTGGTGTTCAATGCGATGAGGATTTCAGTGTTGTTGCTCTGAACGTGTCGTTTGCTCCTCTCTTTGGCACCATTCCTCCTGAAATTGGGCTTCTCAACAAGCTCGTCAACCTCACTATTTCTTCCGATAGTCTTACGGGGAGGATTCCGGTGGAGATGGGTAATTTGACTTCTCTTAAGATATTCAACATCTCCAACAATGTTTTCCAAGGCAGTTTCCCTGGAGAAATCTTTGCAGGCATGACTCACCTCGAGATTCTCGATGCTTATAACAATAACTTCACGGGTGTTCTTCCCATTGAGGTCGTCAATCTTAAATATCTCAAGCATTTATCTTTCGGAGGAAACTTTTTTATGGGAGAGATACCGGAGGAGTACTCTGAAATCCAGAGCTTGGAATATTTGGGTCTTAATGGCATCGGTTTAACAGGGAAAACTCCTTCCTTTTTGGCTCGTTTAACAAACCTCAAATACTTGGTAATCGGATACTTCAACGCCTACGATGGAGGCATTCCACCTGAGTATGGGTCATTGAGTCAACTCGAACTTCTCGACATGGCAAGCTGTAACATAACCGGTGAGATTCCTTCGAGTTTGAGCAATTTGAAACACTTGCACTCGTTGTTCCTTCAACTCAACCGTCTCACCGGGCGTATCCCTTCTCAACTCTCTGGTTTAATCAGCTTGAAATCGCTTGATCTTTCTATAAATGAACTTACAGGGGAGATACCGGACAGTTTCTCTGCTTTGAACAAGATTACGCTTATaaatttgttcaaaaacaatCTCTACGGTTCGATACCGTCATTCGTAGGCGATTATCCTCATCTTGAAGTGTTTCAGGTGTGGGGAAACAACTTTACGTTTGAATTGCCCCAGAATCTGGGGCGCAATGGGAAGCTTTATAAGCTTGACGTTGCTTCGAATCACCTCACTGGATTGATTCCTCGGGATTTATGCAAGGGGGGGAGGTTGGAGACGTTGATTATGATGGAAAATTTCTTCTTTGGTCCACTCCCTGAAGAACTTGGCAACTGCAAGTCTCTTACCAAGATTCGTATCATGAAAAACCTTCTCAATGGGACGATTCCAGCTGGGATTTTCAACTTGCCATTGCTGAGTATTATGGAGTTAGGCGACAATTTCTTCTCCGGTGAACTTCCATCACAGATGTCGGGTGCTTCGCTTGGTcagttaaaaatttcaaacaattggATCAGTGGCAAAATTCCTCCGGCAATAGGCAATTTGCGGAGTTTACAAGTTTTGTCTCTTGAAATGAACAAGTTTTCAGGTGAAATCCCCGGAGAGATCTTTAATATCAAATTGCTTTCAAAGATGAACATCAGTGACAACAATATTACTGGTGAAATCCCACCTTCCATCTCTCGATGCACTTCTCTTACTTCCATTGATTTCAGTCGGAACAGTTTCACTGGTGAAATTCCCGACGGAATCGACGAGCTCAAAGATTTAAGCATTCTCAATTTTTCAAGGAACCAGCTAACTGGTGAAATTCCGGCTGAAATCCGTAACATGATAAGCCTCACAACTCTTGATCTCTCGTATAACTATTTGGTGGGCAGAATTCCCATTGGCGGCCAATTTTTAGTCTTCAATGATAGCTCGTTTACTGGAAACCTCAATCTCTGTCCTCGTCACGTCAATTGCCCATCTTTGGGAAACCAAACTAGAGGTTCAGGTCATGGTCACGCAGTATCCTTCGCTGCTTCAAAGCTCATAATCACAGTCATTACGTTTATGACAGCTTTGCTACTGATAATCATCACGGTTTATAGAATTAGAAGGAAGAGGTTTCAAAAATCACGAGCCTGGAAGCTTACTGCATTCCAAAGGCTGGATTTCAAAGCTGAGGACGTGCTGGAGTGCTTGAAGAATGAGAATGTTATAGGCAAAGGTGGAGCTGGGATTGTCTACCGCGGTTCAATGCCGGATGGTCTCGATGTTGCGATTAAAAGATTGGTGGGCGGAAGAAACGATAGTGGATTCTCGGCAGAGATTCAAACTCTGGGTCGAATTAGGCATCGTAACATCGTGAGATTGTTGGGTTATGTTTCGAATAAAGACACGAATCTGTTGTTGTATGAATATATGCCTAATGGGAGCTTAGGAGAAATGTTGCATGGGCCAAAGGGTGCACATTTGCAATGGGAGAGAAGGTATACGATTGCCCTGGAAGCTGCCAGGGGACTGTGTTATCTTCACCATGATTGCTCTCCTCTGATTATACACAGGGATGTGAAGTCCAATAACATATTGCTTGGTGAAGACTATGAAGCTCATGTAGCGGATTTTGGGCTGGCTAAGTTCTTGCAGGACGCTGGTGCTTCCGAGTGCATGTCCTCCATTGCTGGTTCCTACGGCTATATCGCCCCAG AGTACGCCTACACATTGAGGGTTGATGAGAAAAGCGACGTGTACAGTTTCGGTGTTGTGCTGCTGGAGCTGATAGCAGGAAGAAAACCAGTTGGGGAGTTTGGAGATGGGGTGGACATTGTGAGGTGGGTGAGGAAGATGACATCAGAACAACCCCAACCCTCTGATCCTGCTTCAGTGTTGGCGATTGTAGATCCCAGGCTAAGTGAATATCCAGTGACGGCAGTTAACCATCTGTTCAAGGTAGCCATGATGTGCGTTGAGGATGAGAGCACTGCAAGGCCATCCATGAGAGAAGTTGTACACATGCTCACCAATCCACCACAGTCTGCCCAAAGGCCAAGCCTCCTCACCTTTTGA